In Aquimarina sp. TRL1, a single window of DNA contains:
- a CDS encoding CTP synthase, which yields MANTKYVFVTGGVSSSLGKGIIAASLAKLLQARGYRVTIQKFDPYINVDPGTLNPYEHGECYVTDDGAETDLDLGHYERFLNTPTSQANNVTTGRIYQSVIEKERRGEFLGKTVQVVPHITNEIKERIQILGKTGDYDIVITEIGGTVGDIESLPYIEAVRQLKWELGDTNALVIHLTLIPYLSAAGELKTKPTQHSVKTLMESGIKADILVCRTEHELSDDLRRKLALFCNVKKEAVIQSIDASTIYDVPNLMLEEGLDTVVLKQLVLRDDDQPNLDKWNNFLKRHKNPTCEVTIGLIGKYVELQDSYKSILEAFIHAGAHNEVKVKVESIHSEYIDDQTISEKIAHLDGILVAPGFGERGIEGKIKAVQFAREHKLPFFGICLGMQMAVIEYARNVLKLEGAISVEMNENTAHPVINLMEEQKNITDMGGTMRLGAWDCELIKDSKVYEAYQTNLITERHRHRYEYNNAYKEQLEAAGLKTTGINPKTGLVEIIELPEHPWFVGVQYHPEYKSTVANPHPLFVAFVKAAVAYAKSK from the coding sequence ATGGCTAATACAAAGTATGTTTTTGTTACTGGAGGAGTATCTTCTTCTTTGGGAAAAGGAATTATTGCGGCTTCATTGGCGAAACTTTTGCAAGCAAGAGGATATAGAGTGACTATTCAGAAATTTGATCCGTATATTAATGTAGATCCGGGGACATTAAATCCTTATGAACACGGAGAATGTTATGTCACTGACGATGGAGCTGAAACAGATCTTGATTTAGGGCATTATGAACGATTTCTTAATACACCGACTTCACAAGCGAATAATGTTACTACAGGAAGGATTTATCAGAGTGTAATTGAGAAAGAAAGAAGAGGAGAATTTTTAGGAAAAACAGTACAGGTGGTTCCTCATATTACAAATGAGATTAAAGAGAGAATCCAGATTTTGGGTAAAACTGGGGATTATGATATCGTTATTACCGAAATAGGAGGAACTGTTGGAGATATTGAATCATTACCATACATAGAAGCAGTACGACAGCTAAAATGGGAATTAGGAGATACCAATGCATTGGTCATTCACCTGACCTTAATTCCATATTTATCAGCAGCAGGAGAGCTCAAAACAAAACCGACGCAGCATAGTGTAAAAACACTAATGGAAAGTGGAATTAAAGCTGATATTTTAGTGTGTAGAACAGAGCATGAATTGTCAGACGATTTAAGACGTAAATTAGCACTATTCTGTAATGTTAAAAAAGAAGCTGTAATTCAGTCAATAGACGCATCTACTATTTATGATGTGCCAAACCTTATGTTAGAAGAAGGGCTGGATACAGTGGTATTAAAACAATTAGTCCTTAGGGATGACGACCAACCGAATCTGGATAAATGGAATAATTTCCTCAAGAGACATAAAAATCCAACTTGCGAAGTGACGATAGGATTGATAGGGAAATATGTGGAATTACAGGATTCTTATAAGTCAATTTTAGAAGCATTTATTCACGCAGGAGCACATAATGAAGTAAAAGTAAAAGTAGAAAGCATTCATTCGGAATATATAGATGATCAAACCATCAGTGAAAAAATAGCCCATTTGGATGGGATTCTGGTTGCTCCCGGTTTTGGAGAACGAGGGATTGAAGGAAAGATAAAGGCAGTTCAGTTTGCAAGAGAGCACAAGTTACCGTTTTTTGGAATCTGTTTAGGGATGCAGATGGCAGTGATAGAATACGCTAGGAATGTTCTAAAACTGGAAGGGGCAATTTCCGTGGAGATGAATGAAAATACAGCACATCCTGTTATAAACCTGATGGAAGAGCAAAAAAACATTACGGATATGGGAGGAACGATGCGTTTAGGTGCTTGGGATTGTGAATTGATAAAAGATAGTAAAGTATATGAAGCCTATCAGACAAACCTGATAACAGAACGTCATAGACATAGATACGAATATAATAATGCTTATAAAGAACAATTAGAAGCAGCTGGATTAAAAACAACAGGGATAAACCCTAAAACAGGTTTGGTGGAAATTATAGAATTACCTGAACACCCTTGGTTTGTCGGAGTGCAATATCATCCAGAATATAAGAGTACCGTAGCAAATCCACATCCTCTTTTTGTAGCGTTTGTAAAAGCAGCGGTCGCGTATGCTAAATCCAAATAA
- a CDS encoding DUF5606 domain-containing protein — protein sequence MSLDKILAISGKPGLYELKAQTRSGFVAESLADGKKLSVNMRHNVSVLSEIAIYTMTEEVPLKEIFRRIQEKENGEQAISHKESKKAIEAYFREVLPDYDEDRVYASDMKKVISWYNIVQSKGITDFSEKEAEASEEE from the coding sequence ATGAGTTTAGATAAAATATTAGCTATTTCTGGAAAACCAGGATTGTACGAATTAAAAGCTCAAACCCGAAGTGGTTTTGTTGCAGAGTCCCTAGCAGATGGAAAAAAATTATCTGTCAATATGAGACATAATGTAAGTGTACTTAGTGAAATAGCAATCTATACAATGACAGAAGAAGTCCCGTTAAAAGAAATTTTCAGAAGAATTCAAGAAAAAGAAAATGGGGAACAAGCGATTAGTCATAAAGAATCCAAAAAAGCAATAGAAGCTTATTTTAGAGAAGTTCTTCCTGATTATGATGAAGACAGAGTATATGCCAGTGATATGAAAAAAGTGATTAGCTGGTATAATATTGTACAATCGAAAGGAATAACAGACTTTTCCGAAAAGGAAGCAGAAGCTTCGGAAGAAGAATAG
- the def gene encoding peptide deformylase yields MILPIVAYGSPVLKKKAIDITADYEGLSALITNMFETMYNAHGVGLAAPQIGLSIRLFIVDAAPFSDDEELSEEEQRQLKSLKKVFINPVIIEETGEEWAFSEGCLSIPDVREDVFRKEKIKIRYYDENFNEITEEYDGLGARVIQHEYDHIEGILFTDKLSSLKKRLIKSKLTNISKGKVGADYKMKFPLLKKKR; encoded by the coding sequence ATGATTTTACCCATTGTAGCATACGGGAGTCCGGTATTAAAGAAAAAAGCAATAGATATAACAGCTGATTATGAAGGCTTATCAGCGCTGATAACAAATATGTTTGAGACGATGTATAATGCCCATGGAGTAGGGTTGGCAGCTCCACAGATAGGGCTTTCGATTCGCTTATTTATTGTAGATGCAGCGCCTTTTTCAGACGATGAGGAATTATCAGAAGAGGAACAAAGGCAACTAAAATCTTTAAAAAAGGTATTTATAAACCCTGTAATTATTGAAGAAACAGGAGAAGAATGGGCTTTTTCAGAAGGGTGTCTCAGTATCCCTGATGTAAGAGAAGATGTTTTTAGAAAAGAGAAAATAAAGATTCGTTATTACGATGAAAACTTTAATGAGATCACAGAAGAATATGACGGTCTCGGAGCAAGGGTTATTCAGCATGAATATGACCATATCGAAGGAATTTTATTTACGGATAAACTATCTAGCCTAAAAAAGCGTTTAATAAAAAGTAAGCTGACAAATATTTCTAAAGGAAAAGTGGGAGCAGATTATAAGATGAAATTTCCTTTACTAAAGAAGAAACGATAA
- the ruvX gene encoding Holliday junction resolvase RuvX, with translation MARILAIDYGGKRCGIAITDESQIIASGLTTVDTKELITWLKDYTEKEEVELFVVGEPKRLHGAPSESEQLIQSFLKKIEKLFPEIPVHRIDERFTSKIAFDTMISSGISKKKRRDKALVDQISATIILQDYLYNRK, from the coding sequence ATGGCAAGAATTTTGGCGATTGATTATGGAGGCAAACGATGTGGTATTGCAATTACCGATGAATCTCAAATTATAGCATCGGGATTAACCACTGTAGATACGAAGGAGTTAATAACTTGGCTAAAGGACTATACAGAAAAAGAAGAAGTAGAACTTTTTGTGGTAGGTGAGCCCAAAAGATTACATGGAGCGCCTTCTGAAAGTGAACAATTAATTCAGTCATTCTTAAAAAAAATAGAAAAACTGTTTCCAGAAATACCAGTTCATAGAATTGATGAGCGTTTTACTTCTAAAATTGCTTTTGATACAATGATATCCAGTGGTATTTCCAAAAAGAAAAGAAGGGATAAAGCGCTTGTCGATCAGATAAGTGCCACAATTATACTTCAAGACTATTTGTATAATAGAAAATAG
- a CDS encoding 2,3,4,5-tetrahydropyridine-2,6-dicarboxylate N-succinyltransferase: MKQLREIIENAWDNRELLKESKTQETIREIINLLDNGELRVAEPTASGWQVNEWVKKAVVLYFPIQQMETLEAGIFEYHDKIPLKRGYEEKGIRVVPNAVARHGAYISPGTILMPSYVNIGAYVDKGTMVDTWATVGSCAQIGKNVHLSGGVGIGGVLEPLQAAPVIIEDNAFIGSRCIVVEGVRVEKEAVLGANVVLTASTKIIDVTGDTPVERKGVVPAGSVVIPGSYTKKFAAGEYNVPCALIIGKRKESTDKKTSLNDALREYDVAV, translated from the coding sequence ATGAAGCAACTCAGAGAAATAATAGAAAACGCTTGGGACAATAGGGAGCTATTAAAAGAATCCAAAACCCAAGAAACAATACGCGAAATAATCAATTTACTCGACAACGGAGAATTAAGAGTTGCTGAGCCAACAGCATCGGGATGGCAAGTAAACGAATGGGTAAAAAAAGCAGTTGTTCTCTACTTCCCTATTCAACAAATGGAAACTTTGGAAGCTGGTATTTTTGAATACCATGATAAAATACCATTAAAAAGAGGATATGAAGAAAAAGGGATTCGTGTAGTACCTAATGCAGTAGCCCGACATGGAGCTTATATATCACCTGGTACAATTCTAATGCCTAGTTATGTAAATATCGGTGCCTATGTTGATAAAGGAACAATGGTAGATACCTGGGCTACTGTGGGAAGTTGTGCACAGATAGGTAAAAATGTACACCTTAGCGGGGGTGTAGGTATTGGAGGTGTTTTAGAACCTCTTCAAGCTGCCCCTGTGATCATAGAAGACAACGCCTTTATTGGCTCCAGATGTATTGTTGTAGAAGGAGTTCGTGTAGAAAAAGAAGCAGTACTTGGTGCTAATGTAGTTCTTACTGCGTCTACAAAAATTATAGATGTAACTGGAGACACTCCTGTAGAAAGAAAAGGAGTTGTTCCTGCCGGATCTGTTGTTATTCCGGGAAGTTATACTAAAAAATTTGCAGCAGGAGAATACAATGTTCCTTGTGCTTTGATTATTGGAAAAAGAAAAGAAAGTACTGATAAAAAGACATCATTAAATGACGCCTTGAGAGAATATGATGTAGCTGTATAA
- a CDS encoding glycosyltransferase family 9 protein — MKILVIQHKMIGDVLASTVICEALKKRHPNSTIDYLVNTNTLPVIKENPFFDNIIEFKQEYRDDKKKFYAFLKSLKKANYDIAIDAYGKLESNLITQFSGAKRRISYHKWYTYFLYSKTIKRVSKPITTASTSIENRLRLVFEEGKIESNIIKPKIFLTEQEKENAKTFLTNHGITFDRPVLMISVLGSEKRKTLPFEYMAEVIDKIVTTCDAQLLFNYIPNQEEDAKKIYNLTQPKTQKHIFFDVFGKSLRDFISLLSHCDALIGNEGGAVNMAKALGTPTFTIFSPWIIKNNWNMFDDDKKYTSVHLSDFLPELFTDKDTKELKKASLNLYTYFKPQLFLNKMEAFLQKNIPETYLKNKNAITSSLSLQREKVTAIIPTFNEEHNIRGVLESVSFADEIMVVDSYSTDKTVEIAREYTDFIVQREFDYPSFQKNWAIPQANNEWIILVDADERVTPSLRDEILEILKNPGVNDTVGYWIKRMNHFMGQRIHYSGWRNDKVIRLFHRDKCRYDKKHVHEEIETDGKLGILKEKFYHNTYVTLDRHFAKLNKYATWQAEDYNDKTGRLTPYHFILKPFWGFFKHYIIQQGFRDGFVGLTIGYIQGYTVFMRYVKLWLLRRNLK, encoded by the coding sequence TTGAAAATACTTGTCATTCAACATAAAATGATTGGAGACGTTTTAGCCAGTACTGTAATATGTGAAGCGCTAAAAAAAAGACATCCAAACTCGACAATAGATTACCTGGTTAATACAAATACACTTCCGGTTATTAAAGAGAATCCTTTTTTTGATAACATTATTGAATTCAAACAGGAATACAGGGACGACAAAAAGAAATTCTATGCATTCCTGAAAAGCTTAAAAAAGGCTAATTACGATATCGCTATAGATGCCTACGGAAAATTAGAAAGTAATCTGATTACGCAATTTTCTGGTGCAAAAAGAAGGATTTCTTATCATAAATGGTATACTTATTTTTTATATTCAAAAACCATAAAAAGGGTTTCAAAACCCATTACTACTGCGAGTACATCTATTGAAAACAGGCTTCGATTGGTATTTGAAGAAGGTAAAATAGAGTCTAATATTATCAAACCGAAAATTTTCTTAACCGAACAGGAAAAAGAAAATGCCAAGACTTTTTTAACCAACCACGGAATAACATTTGATCGACCGGTTCTTATGATAAGTGTATTGGGGAGTGAGAAAAGAAAGACATTACCTTTTGAATATATGGCTGAAGTAATTGACAAGATTGTCACTACATGTGATGCACAATTATTATTCAACTACATTCCTAACCAAGAAGAAGACGCAAAAAAAATATATAACCTGACACAACCTAAAACCCAAAAACATATTTTTTTCGATGTATTTGGAAAAAGCTTGAGAGATTTTATTTCTTTGCTATCCCATTGTGATGCACTTATTGGAAATGAAGGAGGTGCTGTAAATATGGCAAAAGCATTAGGCACACCTACTTTTACCATTTTTTCTCCCTGGATTATCAAAAACAACTGGAATATGTTTGACGATGACAAAAAATATACTTCTGTCCATCTTTCTGATTTTCTCCCTGAACTTTTTACAGACAAAGACACAAAAGAACTAAAAAAAGCTTCTTTAAATCTGTATACATATTTCAAACCTCAATTATTTCTTAATAAAATGGAGGCATTTCTTCAAAAAAACATTCCTGAAACCTATTTAAAAAACAAAAATGCGATTACTTCTTCTCTAAGCCTACAAAGAGAAAAAGTAACGGCTATCATCCCTACATTTAATGAAGAACATAATATCCGTGGGGTTCTTGAGTCTGTATCCTTTGCAGATGAAATTATGGTAGTTGATTCATATAGTACTGATAAAACTGTTGAAATAGCACGAGAATATACAGACTTTATAGTTCAGCGAGAGTTTGATTATCCTAGTTTTCAAAAAAACTGGGCCATCCCACAAGCAAATAATGAATGGATTATTCTTGTCGATGCAGACGAAAGGGTTACTCCCAGCCTTAGAGATGAAATTTTAGAGATCTTAAAAAACCCAGGAGTAAATGACACAGTCGGATATTGGATAAAGCGAATGAATCACTTTATGGGGCAACGTATTCATTATAGTGGCTGGAGAAATGATAAAGTTATTAGATTATTCCATAGAGACAAGTGTCGATACGACAAAAAACATGTCCATGAAGAAATCGAAACTGATGGTAAATTGGGGATTCTAAAAGAAAAATTCTACCACAATACCTATGTAACTCTAGATCGTCACTTTGCCAAGCTGAATAAATATGCTACCTGGCAAGCAGAAGATTACAATGATAAAACCGGAAGATTAACTCCCTACCATTTTATCCTAAAACCTTTCTGGGGGTTTTTCAAACATTACATAATACAACAAGGGTTCAGAGATGGTTTTGTTGGGCTTACCATAGGATACATACAAGGATATACCGTATTTATGAGATATGTAAAACTATGGTTATTGAGACGAAACCTAAAATAA
- a CDS encoding lipopolysaccharide kinase InaA family protein, producing the protein MKNNIVVDDLNDSLRADIEASIANFDNYKEILGAAERNVIKIASIGGKRYTIKSFKIPNFINQVVYRFFRKSKAERSYRYARKLLGLGINTPFPLAYSTSTTLFLFKNSYYVSELVTPDLTYRELVHQPDFPDHETILRAFTRFTFELHEQGVLFLDHSPGNTLILNKGGKYEFYLVDLNRMKFKTLSLDERIHNFARLTPKKEMVQVMSNEYSKLTGKDEQYIFEKMWSLTEAFQHKYHKKIALKRKVFFWKKKYREK; encoded by the coding sequence ATGAAAAATAATATCGTTGTCGACGATTTAAATGATTCTTTACGGGCAGATATAGAGGCATCAATAGCCAATTTTGATAATTATAAAGAAATATTAGGAGCAGCGGAACGAAATGTTATCAAAATAGCTTCTATTGGGGGTAAAAGATATACAATTAAGTCGTTTAAGATTCCTAATTTTATCAATCAGGTAGTGTATCGATTTTTTAGGAAATCAAAAGCGGAAAGATCATATCGTTATGCACGAAAATTGTTGGGATTGGGAATTAATACCCCTTTCCCATTAGCATATAGTACGAGTACTACACTTTTTCTTTTTAAAAACAGTTATTATGTTAGTGAGTTGGTTACTCCGGATTTGACATATAGAGAATTAGTGCATCAACCTGATTTTCCAGATCATGAAACGATTTTAAGAGCTTTTACAAGATTTACTTTTGAGCTTCATGAACAAGGAGTGTTGTTTTTAGATCATTCCCCTGGAAATACTTTAATACTCAATAAGGGAGGGAAGTATGAATTTTATCTGGTTGATCTTAATAGGATGAAATTCAAAACACTGAGTTTAGATGAGCGAATTCATAATTTTGCCAGATTAACACCCAAAAAAGAAATGGTACAGGTAATGTCTAATGAGTATTCGAAACTAACAGGAAAGGATGAGCAATACATTTTTGAAAAAATGTGGAGCTTAACCGAGGCTTTTCAGCATAAGTATCATAAAAAGATAGCACTAAAAAGAAAAGTGTTTTTCTGGAAAAAGAAGTACCGGGAAAAATAA
- a CDS encoding glycosyltransferase yields MRDISIIIINYNSSSYTIQCIQSIIEKTSPSINYDIIVIDNASHYDDYSKLLKEITALDNQKITIQRSKLNTGFGGGNMFGVQFANAKYYAFVNNDTILKNDCISISYNFLENAKDASICCPQQYDANDHVQMSFDHFLSLKRELFGRKILEKTNPKRYPKRKKVYTSPLKVECVPGSFLVTKASAFDQVGGFDTNIFLYYEETDLCYRIKKAFSDGNSYLVPEGQYLHFEGQSTKKSNAIKKELKLSLLYVLRKHAGYIPFQVMRFVLTGKFFFKSIIKPKNFDLFLFFLKGAPLSASLKMKQMIHKK; encoded by the coding sequence ATGAGAGATATATCGATTATAATCATAAACTATAATTCATCTTCATACACAATTCAATGTATTCAGTCAATTATAGAAAAAACATCTCCTTCAATAAACTATGATATCATCGTAATAGATAATGCATCTCATTATGACGACTACAGTAAATTACTCAAAGAAATTACTGCCTTAGACAATCAAAAAATAACGATACAGAGAAGTAAATTAAATACTGGATTTGGAGGAGGTAATATGTTTGGGGTTCAATTTGCCAATGCGAAATACTACGCATTTGTCAATAATGATACTATTCTGAAAAACGATTGTATTTCCATTTCTTATAATTTTTTGGAAAATGCTAAAGACGCATCAATTTGTTGCCCACAGCAGTACGATGCTAATGATCATGTACAAATGTCTTTTGACCACTTTCTTTCATTAAAAAGAGAATTATTCGGTCGAAAAATATTAGAAAAAACAAACCCGAAAAGATATCCAAAAAGAAAAAAAGTATATACCTCTCCTCTAAAAGTAGAATGTGTTCCTGGATCTTTTTTAGTAACAAAAGCAAGTGCCTTCGATCAAGTTGGAGGCTTTGATACTAACATTTTTCTTTACTATGAAGAAACAGATCTATGCTACAGAATAAAAAAAGCCTTTTCTGATGGTAATAGTTATTTAGTTCCAGAAGGACAGTACCTTCACTTCGAAGGGCAATCAACCAAAAAAAGCAACGCTATTAAAAAAGAGCTAAAACTATCATTATTGTATGTTTTAAGAAAACATGCAGGTTATATACCATTCCAGGTGATGCGATTTGTATTAACTGGTAAATTCTTTTTTAAATCCATTATAAAGCCTAAGAATTTTGATCTGTTTCTCTTCTTTTTAAAAGGAGCCCCTCTCAGTGCTTCTTTAAAAATGAAACAAATGATCCATAAAAAATAA